One stretch of Nocardia mangyaensis DNA includes these proteins:
- a CDS encoding acyl-CoA dehydrogenase, with protein MGHYKANVRDIEFNLFEVLGLDKLLDTGAYGDLDSETVRQILDEVKRLAEGPIAESFADADRNPVVYDPTTFDITVPEPLRKTVAAVHEAGWYRLGMPEGMDGTAAPNVLMWAINELIICANPSASFFNMGPLMGSVLYEVGNDEQKRWARGGFERGWQGTMVLTEPDAGSDVGAGRTKAVPQPDGSWHIEGVKRFISGGDVGEAAENIFHLVLARPEGGGPGTKGLSLFYVPKFLFDSQTLELGDRNGVYVTGVEHKMGIKSSPTCEVTFGGTSVPAKGWLVGDVHNGIAQMFKVIENARMTVGVKSSGTLSTGYLNALEYAKTRVQGADLTQMADKAAPRVTITHHPDVRRSLAMQKAYAEGLRAVYLYTAAHQNDDVAQLVSGADPELAHRVDDLLLPIVKGVGSERAYQLLTESLQTFGGSGYLQDYPIEQYIRDAKIDSLYEGTTAIQAQDFFFRKIIRDQGAALAHVNAQITAFLDNDTGRFATERALLRTAQADIAAMAATLTGYAMAGQSDPTELYKVGLGSVRFLMAVGDYLIAWRLLTQAEVATVALTAGSTPKDRPFYEGKIAAATFFTKNVLPQLAATKTILATLDNDIMTIPEEAF; from the coding sequence GTGGGGCACTACAAGGCAAACGTGCGCGACATCGAGTTCAATCTCTTCGAGGTGCTCGGGCTCGACAAGCTCCTCGACACCGGCGCCTACGGCGACCTCGACTCCGAGACGGTCCGCCAGATCCTCGACGAGGTGAAGCGGCTGGCCGAGGGGCCGATCGCCGAGTCCTTCGCCGACGCCGACCGCAATCCGGTGGTCTATGACCCCACCACCTTCGACATCACCGTGCCCGAGCCGCTGCGCAAGACGGTGGCCGCCGTGCACGAGGCGGGCTGGTACCGCCTCGGCATGCCGGAGGGCATGGACGGTACCGCCGCGCCCAATGTGCTGATGTGGGCGATCAACGAGCTCATCATCTGCGCCAATCCGTCGGCCAGCTTCTTCAACATGGGTCCGCTGATGGGCTCGGTGCTCTACGAAGTGGGCAACGACGAGCAGAAACGCTGGGCGCGTGGCGGTTTCGAACGCGGCTGGCAGGGGACCATGGTGCTCACCGAGCCCGATGCCGGGTCCGATGTGGGCGCGGGCCGGACCAAGGCTGTGCCCCAGCCCGACGGGTCGTGGCACATCGAAGGGGTGAAGCGGTTCATCTCCGGCGGTGACGTGGGCGAGGCGGCCGAGAACATCTTCCACCTGGTGCTCGCCCGGCCGGAGGGTGGCGGTCCTGGAACCAAGGGGTTGTCGCTGTTCTATGTGCCGAAGTTCCTGTTCGATTCGCAGACACTGGAACTCGGTGATCGCAACGGGGTGTATGTGACCGGGGTCGAGCACAAGATGGGCATCAAGTCCTCGCCCACCTGTGAGGTGACCTTCGGCGGCACCTCGGTTCCGGCCAAGGGGTGGCTGGTCGGTGATGTGCACAACGGGATCGCGCAGATGTTCAAGGTGATCGAGAACGCGCGGATGACGGTCGGGGTGAAGTCGTCCGGGACGTTGTCGACGGGGTATCTGAATGCCCTGGAATACGCCAAGACGCGGGTGCAGGGCGCTGATCTGACGCAGATGGCCGACAAGGCGGCGCCGCGCGTCACCATCACTCATCACCCGGACGTGCGACGGTCGCTGGCGATGCAGAAGGCGTACGCGGAGGGGCTGCGGGCGGTGTATCTGTATACCGCCGCGCATCAGAACGACGATGTGGCACAACTGGTCTCGGGTGCCGATCCCGAGCTGGCGCACCGCGTGGACGACCTGCTGCTGCCGATCGTCAAGGGCGTCGGTTCCGAACGCGCTTACCAGCTGCTCACCGAGTCACTGCAAACCTTCGGCGGCTCCGGCTATCTGCAGGACTACCCGATCGAGCAGTACATCCGCGACGCCAAGATCGACTCGCTCTACGAGGGCACCACCGCGATCCAGGCGCAGGACTTCTTCTTCCGCAAGATCATTCGCGATCAGGGCGCCGCCCTGGCCCACGTCAACGCCCAGATCACCGCCTTCCTGGACAACGACACCGGCCGCTTCGCCACCGAACGCGCCCTGCTGCGCACCGCCCAGGCCGACATCGCCGCCATGGCCGCCACCCTCACCGGCTACGCCATGGCCGGCCAGTCCGATCCCACCGAGCTCTACAAGGTCGGCCTGGGTTCGGTCCGCTTCCTCATGGCCGTCGGCGACTACCTCATCGCCTGGCGCCTGCTCACCCAAGCCGAAGTCGCCACCGTCGCCCTCACCGCCGGATCCACCCCCAAGGACCGCCCCTTCTACGAAGGAAAGATCGCCGCGGCCACCTTCTTCACCAAGAACGTCCTGCCCCAACTCGCCGCGACCAAGACCATCCTCGCCACCCTCGACAACGACATCATGACCATCCCCGAAGAAGCCTTCTGA
- the urtA gene encoding urea ABC transporter substrate-binding protein, producing MSESRLVKALAVPAAAAIAGLLLTGCGARDDATETTAVSCVDTSADTIKVGSLHSLSGTMAISEVTVANSTKLAIDQINAAGGVLGKKIEMVLEDGASDPKTFAEKAEKLISSDCVAAVFGGWTSSSRKAMKPKFESLNSLLYYPVQYEGLEDSKNIFYTGATTNQQIVPALDYLKEKGVKSLYLVGSDYVFPQTANRVIKAYAEANGIEIKGEDYTPLGSTDFSTIVNKVRSADADAVFNTLNGDSNVAFFREYTNAGLKAAEMPVVSVSIAEEEVGGIGAQNIAGQLTAWNYYQTVDSPANTKFVADYKAAFGADKPTSDPMEAAYTSVFLWKNTVEKANSFAVADIQAAADGVSFEAPEGLVTIDGSNHHISKTARIGEIRADGLIYTTWDSGEAIEPDPYLTSYDWAEGLK from the coding sequence ATGTCTGAATCCCGTTTGGTCAAGGCACTCGCCGTGCCTGCCGCGGCGGCCATCGCCGGATTGTTGCTCACCGGTTGCGGTGCGCGTGACGATGCCACCGAAACGACCGCCGTGTCCTGCGTGGACACCAGCGCCGACACCATCAAGGTGGGCTCGCTGCACTCGCTGTCGGGCACCATGGCCATTTCCGAGGTCACCGTGGCCAACTCGACCAAGCTGGCGATCGACCAGATCAATGCCGCGGGCGGGGTACTCGGCAAGAAGATCGAGATGGTCCTCGAAGACGGCGCCTCGGACCCCAAGACCTTCGCCGAGAAGGCGGAGAAGCTGATCAGCTCCGACTGTGTGGCCGCGGTGTTCGGCGGCTGGACCTCGTCGAGCCGCAAGGCGATGAAGCCCAAGTTCGAGAGCTTGAACTCGCTGCTCTACTACCCCGTGCAGTACGAGGGCCTGGAAGACAGCAAGAACATCTTCTACACCGGTGCCACCACCAACCAGCAGATCGTCCCCGCGCTGGACTACCTCAAGGAAAAGGGCGTCAAGTCCCTGTACCTGGTGGGCTCGGACTACGTCTTCCCGCAGACCGCCAACCGCGTGATCAAGGCCTACGCCGAGGCCAACGGCATCGAGATCAAGGGCGAGGACTACACCCCGCTCGGCTCCACCGACTTCTCCACCATCGTCAACAAGGTGCGCTCCGCCGACGCGGACGCGGTGTTCAACACCCTCAACGGTGACTCCAATGTCGCCTTCTTCCGCGAGTACACCAACGCCGGCCTGAAGGCCGCCGAGATGCCGGTCGTCTCGGTGTCGATCGCCGAGGAAGAGGTCGGTGGCATCGGCGCGCAGAACATCGCGGGCCAGCTGACCGCCTGGAACTACTACCAGACCGTCGACAGCCCGGCGAACACCAAGTTCGTCGCCGATTACAAGGCCGCCTTCGGCGCCGACAAGCCCACCTCGGACCCGATGGAAGCCGCCTACACCTCGGTCTTCCTGTGGAAGAACACCGTCGAGAAGGCCAACTCCTTCGCCGTCGCCGACATCCAGGCCGCGGCCGACGGTGTCAGCTTCGAGGCTCCCGAGGGCCTGGTCACCATCGACGGCTCCAACCACCACATCTCCAAGACCGCCCGCATCGGTGAGATCCGCGCCGACGGCCTGATCTACACCACCTGGGATTCCGGTGAGGCGATCGAGCCGGACCCGTACCTGACCTCCTACGACTGGGCCGAGGGCCTCAAGTAA
- the ramB gene encoding acetate metabolism transcriptional regulator RamB — protein sequence MAKTYVGARLRQLRTERGLSQVSLAQKLEISASYLNQIEHDVRPLTVPVLTRINEVFGVDPTFFSAHDDTRLIAELQEVVMDAELGIEADTKEIADMVSAHPSMARALVAMHNRYRNTSAQLAAATEDRFADGSGSAAISKPHEEVRDYFYQRQNYIHELDTAAEDLTARIRFHGGEVSTEIGRLLRAHGVRISERIDLGEGVLHTFDPETKQLEISPHLSGGQRTFKLAAELAYLECGPLLEKLVDEGNFASEASRKLAMLGLANYFAAATVLPYTHFHEVAEDFRYDIERLSAFFSQSFETVCHRLSTLQRPTLRGVPFSFVRVDRAGNMSKRQSATGFHFSASGGTCPLWNVYETFAYPGKIMTQIAQMPDGRKYLWVARTVERRATRYGQPSKTFAIGLGCELRHAGRVVYADGIDLGEATATPIGAGCRVCVRANCPQRAFPPLGKSLDISEHRSSVSPYLIK from the coding sequence ATGGCCAAGACCTATGTCGGTGCGCGGCTGCGTCAGCTGCGCACCGAACGAGGACTGAGCCAGGTCTCACTAGCCCAGAAACTGGAGATCTCGGCCAGCTACCTCAACCAGATCGAGCACGATGTGCGGCCGCTCACCGTGCCGGTACTGACGCGGATCAACGAGGTCTTCGGCGTCGATCCCACCTTCTTCTCCGCCCACGACGACACCCGGCTCATCGCCGAACTGCAGGAAGTCGTGATGGACGCGGAGCTGGGCATCGAGGCCGACACCAAGGAGATCGCCGACATGGTCTCGGCGCATCCGTCGATGGCGCGCGCGCTGGTGGCCATGCACAACCGGTACCGCAACACCAGCGCCCAGCTGGCCGCCGCCACCGAGGACCGGTTCGCCGACGGTTCCGGCAGCGCCGCGATCAGCAAGCCGCACGAGGAAGTGCGCGACTACTTCTATCAGCGCCAGAACTACATCCACGAACTCGACACCGCCGCCGAGGATCTCACCGCCCGCATCCGGTTCCACGGTGGCGAGGTGAGCACCGAGATCGGCCGGCTGTTGCGCGCGCACGGCGTGCGGATCAGCGAGCGGATCGACCTCGGCGAGGGCGTGCTGCACACCTTCGATCCCGAGACCAAGCAGCTTGAGATCTCCCCGCACCTGTCCGGCGGGCAGCGCACCTTCAAGCTGGCCGCCGAGCTCGCTTATCTCGAATGCGGGCCACTGCTGGAAAAGCTGGTCGACGAAGGCAATTTCGCCTCCGAGGCCTCGCGCAAGCTCGCCATGCTCGGCCTGGCCAACTACTTCGCCGCCGCGACGGTACTGCCCTACACCCACTTCCACGAGGTGGCCGAAGACTTCCGCTACGACATCGAGCGCCTGTCGGCCTTCTTCTCGCAGAGCTTCGAGACGGTCTGCCACCGCCTCTCCACCCTGCAGCGCCCGACCCTGCGCGGCGTCCCGTTCTCCTTCGTCCGGGTCGACCGCGCGGGCAACATGTCGAAGCGCCAGTCCGCCACCGGTTTCCACTTCTCCGCCAGCGGTGGCACCTGCCCGCTGTGGAACGTCTACGAGACCTTCGCCTACCCCGGCAAGATCATGACCCAGATCGCCCAGATGCCCGACGGCCGCAAATACCTCTGGGTCGCCCGTACCGTCGAACGCCGCGCCACCCGCTACGGCCAACCCTCCAAGACCTTCGCCATCGGGCTGGGCTGCGAACTACGCCACGCGGGTCGCGTCGTCTACGCCGACGGCATCGACCTCGGCGAAGCCACTGCCACCCCCATCGGCGCGGGCTGCCGAGTCTGCGTCCGCGCCAACTGCCCCCAACGAGCCTTCCCACCCCTGGGCAAGTCCCTCGACATCAGCGAACACCGCAGCTCCGTGTCGCCCTACCTGATCAAATAG